CAGTGAGCAACATCTGCCGGGGATTCCAAGTGCGGTGGAAAGTTTGTACATCAGCGATCAGGAACCACGAATACCCAGTAAGTAATACCGCGAGACCACCTTCCCTGTGCCATGAACCTTAAGTACCATACCACTTCTCAGTCATTGCAGTTGCAGTGGAGTCATCGGTGCTATTCTATCGTAACATGAAGCCGTACTACAAGTACACGGTACCGAGCATGACGATAGAACCCCTCGAGGTGGATGTGTGGAAGAAGCTGCCGAACGAGCGAGGTGACGCGCTTGATGTACTGATCGATAGTTTGCGCTCGATCGAACCCTCGCAGATGACGCTCCAAACGCAGGAGCTCCTTAGCTTGTCCGAAAGTGAGCGCGGTGGATACATTCGAACGAACGCTGAGCGCAAGCTGGAACGTCTGTCCATCATCACTTCAATGACCACGATCAAGAAAGCTTCAAATGAAGTCAAATCGGCTTCCTGCCTAATTCTTGCAACGGAATGCGGTGAACTTCTGGTGCTGGATACACAAGCGTTCGTGGTCCTTGCACAGGCCAAGGTTGGTCCATTCCGCGGTACACCGAGTATGATCTCGGCAGGTGGCCAGTACGATATCGATTACCGGGTGGTGATAGCGACACGTGAAGGCGCCCTGTACTTGCTTCGTAAAGGATGGCTTGCTGGACAACATATCGTCAAGCTGGACAATCCTGCTGCTGGTCTGTCATTGTTACCGATCGATCAGACCATTGTGGTCGTCTGCATGAATCAGTCGCTTGTTTGCTACTCCAAAAAGGGCAAGAAACTTTGGATGGTGCAGCTACCCCAGCCAGCCGTATGCATGACCCCAGTCTGTCTGCCACATCTCGGCATCAATTTGGTTTGCGTGTGTCTCAAAGGTGGATTGGTACAATTTTATAGCCAGAAGAAACTGGTGGACCAATTCTACGCTCCCGAGTCGGTTTCGGCCCTAACCTTCGGCAGACTTGGCCAGGAGGAACACGTCCTCATTCTAGTCACCATCGATGGTTCGCTGATTGTAAAGATTCTAAAGCGAACGGCCGAGTTTGTGACCACAGACAACGTGTATGACATAAAATCGGCCGAGGAACCGCCGGGTAATTTACAGATACCGAAAAAGACAAAAATCTTCGTCGAACAAACGTTGCGCGAGAAGGAACATGCGGCCACCATACACAATTCGTTTCAGTCGGAGCTGTGGCGCATGCGGCTGACCACAGCACGAGCCACTGTGGATGTTATTAATTCTGCCGATAGCAACATGTCCACAGTCGATGTGGGTCTTGCTCCGATCAAGCTAGCAGCGGAAGTACTTGGTTTAGGGCCAACGTTCAAGCTGTTTGTGGTACtggaaaacatttccaccCGAAAGGAAGCGACGGGTTTGAACGTACTTATACAGGCTGACCATCGTCATTACCGAGTGGAGCGACCATATCTGAAGCTACCGATGCTAGTACCGGGATTCCCTGTACGATTAGACTTTCGGGTGACTGTTAGCGTCGATCCCTCAGACGGTTTACCTCCAGTAGATTTGACACCAGAAAATTCGCACATCAAGGTGTTGGTGTTCAAAACCGGTCAGGTAAGAAGTTAAAATGTGCGGGacatttaaaacgatttttatgctttaataAATCTCTTCTTTCTTCTAGACAAAACCCTTGATTGCATCGACCGTGGTAATGCCTCAACCGGAACCACAAATTTTGAATGCTTTGTAACGATAAGGATGCCAATAATTATCTTCTACGTGTTTAAAACTTGGGACTCACCCGCTTATAAAAAGATAATTTAGTTTCGACATGCCAGAAATGTTGATAACTGTGGTAAAAAGGTCGCTGTTGGACATTCTACCTTCTCCAGGTTTGATTTCCgttattttcaaattgaatGCAAAGCTGCCATGCAAGTAACCGACTGTACAAATAGTTGCATGCAATTCGTTTAGCGTTTTTCCGTTTGCTTCTGATGAATGCttgaattttgaataaatgttAAACTTTAGTATGCCTGTGTCATTTGATTTGAGAATACAACATTCtctattaaaacattaaaatacagAACATGAATGAATCGTAATTTTGAAAGAGCTCTAGCTCCATAGGGCAAAAAAAGCctctataaaataaataataaaaaaaagcaaaatggttTAATGTTATCAACCGTCGCAGGACGGTTCTCACAGAGGTTAATCCGCGCCAGTTGGCCATAAATATCACTATCGGTCACTTGGAGCTTAGAGCAGTTTAAGTTAGTCGACAGTTTGAAGCGCATGCCCCTTGTCTTTAATCAGCTGCCGCTGCCCATCTTCGGCCCGTAACCACCTCAACGGTCTAGACATTCGCGATTGGACATCGTTAAGTACGGGCGTGAAAAAAGCCCCCCATCGACAAAGCAAGCAACAACGCAGTCGACCGACATCGTAACAGAACAGCGAACCCGCGAACAGTCTGCGTCGGACCAGCGTTTGAGTAAAAGGTGCGTAATACTGCTTTGGTCGGGTTGGTCTCCTATTGATTGTGGCGGTCGTTTGGAAGTTTGCATTTCGATGCGGAGAGTCGCTTATCAGTTGAGCAACTGATATGTTTCCGCCGctgtgtttgagtgtgtgtgtgtgtgtgtaggtttGAAATTTGTGAGCCGGTTCCCCGGTTCGGATTGGAGCTGAAGGTCAATTGAAGGAAGATAGCCAGTTGTTGGCCGTTTAACCACAGTAGAAGTCGATGCGAGTTCAGTGCAGGTCATCAAGAAATGCGAGCATTATTCGCGGATAAACGTAGCGTTACTGTCACAGAAGCAAATGCATAGTGTACTTACACGTAATGGTGGGACCATATGTGGGCTTGCCTTGTCTGGCATAATGGGTAGCGTAAGACACTCCCAAGGTACTCGACAAACGACGACGTTGCGTGATTATTAATTGCAATCAGCGATTCTGGGGGTCGTTAATTTCTTGGTAGGCCTTTGGCATTGCCTCCACTTCAAAGACCATTGGTTATGTGTGCCAAGTTAGTCAGAATGGAAAACATCGTGGGTGATGTTTCGTGTTGCATTCTTGCCCCACCGGACGTGCCAGTTACCGCATTGCCCGATGCCGGTTATTGCAAAACATCCTTCTAGCGCGAGTGATGCAATCATGCTCAAGGTTGTCAATTGATTAGGGGGGACATTTATATCCCATGTAGTAAGATAAACGAAGCGAAGGGTAGTCTGTGCAGATTTGATGACCAATTCCCGTAAGATAAATCTTTCCCAAAAGCTTATACGGACGGATCAGAAGTTCCCACAGGAAATACAATGTCGAGAGgatgatcgatcgatcttaAATAACGTCCCATCAACGCGGGACTTTCGTGAATGAATCCTATCAATCTTTTTCGCCCCAAAAACTAGTGCCACAGGGTCAGCACACATCTGACTATTAATTTCACTCCGATGATGCGTGAGAGTTTAGTCTAAACGGGGAATCTGCATGTTTGGCAAGAGAAGGGATGTCTCTAGATGGAATAGATATTGCTATTATGGGAACTGGTTTTCACGTTTAATCTACATATTCATTCACGCATGCTGGAACACGTGAAAGAAACAGTGTTATCTCTTTTTGTGAAGTTTAAAATCAGTTCGAAATCCAAACCTTATCAACAGCGTCTCCGCTTCGACGGTTATAATCCGTTATGCCAACTCACCGAATCTACTTAACGCTGTCTGTGTGCACTTAAATGCATCCAGTATGAAttgagccaaaaaaaaaccgcaaccaAAAGTCAGGTGCGAAATATAAAACCAACACAACGAtgaaactaaatttaaaaaaaaggttaaggTTTTGTGACCTTTTTTTGGCTTgcttttcctttaaaaaattcGGCACCGAGCGATACAATCCATTTCATGGTtcttctttaaaacaaaaaaaacgttacaacAGCTTTCCCATCCACCATGCAGTGAAGGCAAACTGCAATTGATGGTGCGTAAGAATAAGGACGGAACACAGTAAATGTGCCATTACCGTCATGGGTCAACATTGAGCTTTCATACCGTAAACAGAAACGACGTAAAGTTACATTATTATCAATttagttgcatttttatttttcttatcctAGATGGATTAGTTCCAAttcaatttgttgcattatttGAATTGGACCGCAAGCTGATGTGCGTGTTTTTAAGTAAATTGTCAGCACAATGTTGTCTAATTGGaggtcaaaataaaaaatacatttgccGCCTGTAATTGTTAAATGTACTCCATCAACATTAAACTGTAAATACTATATGGAACctggcaaaaaataaaacgtgatACGGCTGGAAGCAATATGGCGTCATTTgatgttaatttttaacaacagaaaaaatatacatattggtttctcccctttttttcgttcgattttgTAAGCTTTGCGTTGTGCTGACGCAAAATGAACCGAGAAGTGTTTGATAAACGCTAGTTCTTTCTTTGCTTAACGTTTATTTCGATGTCCAAATGGCCTCCTTCAAGTTCGTCCAAAGTATCCACAGGGtcaaactaataaaaatataaaaaaaaacacctccaccACGTTCGCTGTTGGATGCAACAGGTTAAACGGTTTTCTTCTCGAAACTCGAACTCGTTTCGAGTTTAAGGCTAAACGAGTTGTAGCACGTGCAGGAGGCCGGCACTGTGTTAGGTATAGTGTTTTATAGAGGATGAATCGGCATGATACCACCAATGTCAAGTACGCGGTACATGTCGATCATACGAAATGGTTCAATCCGCGGGTAAAGTACGCGTCTTCGTTAACACA
The DNA window shown above is from Anopheles funestus chromosome 3RL, idAnoFuneDA-416_04, whole genome shotgun sequence and carries:
- the LOC125767806 gene encoding Bardet-Biedl syndrome 1 protein homolog codes for the protein MFLCKTKPTDKWLDAQCDGTAALHTLPSCMTLCDLKNDNYYQLITVDVPLFDFDVKPKLKVYKGTNLISEQHLPGIPSAVESLYISDQEPRIPIIAVAVESSVLFYRNMKPYYKYTVPSMTIEPLEVDVWKKLPNERGDALDVLIDSLRSIEPSQMTLQTQELLSLSESERGGYIRTNAERKLERLSIITSMTTIKKASNEVKSASCLILATECGELLVLDTQAFVVLAQAKVGPFRGTPSMISAGGQYDIDYRVVIATREGALYLLRKGWLAGQHIVKLDNPAAGLSLLPIDQTIVVVCMNQSLVCYSKKGKKLWMVQLPQPAVCMTPVCLPHLGINLVCVCLKGGLVQFYSQKKLVDQFYAPESVSALTFGRLGQEEHVLILVTIDGSLIVKILKRTAEFVTTDNVYDIKSAEEPPGNLQIPKKTKIFVEQTLREKEHAATIHNSFQSELWRMRLTTARATVDVINSADSNMSTVDVGLAPIKLAAEVLGLGPTFKLFVVLENISTRKEATGLNVLIQADHRHYRVERPYLKLPMLVPGFPVRLDFRVTVSVDPSDGLPPVDLTPENSHIKVLVFKTGQTKPLIASTVVMPQPEPQILNAL